Proteins from a single region of Urocitellus parryii isolate mUroPar1 chromosome 4, mUroPar1.hap1, whole genome shotgun sequence:
- the Usp2 gene encoding ubiquitin carboxyl-terminal hydrolase 2 isoform X3, whose amino-acid sequence MRTSYTVTLPEEPPAAPFPALAKELRPRSPLSPSLLLSTFVGLLLNKAKNSKSAQGLAGLRNLGNTCFMNSILQCLSNTRELRDYCLQRLYMRDLSHTSNAHTTLMEEFAKLIQTIWTSSPNDVVSPSEFKTQIQRYAPRFVGYNQQDAQEFLRFLLDGLHNEVNRVTVRPKSNPENLDHLPDDEKGRQMWRKYLEREDSRIGDLFVGQLKSSLTCTDCGYCSTVFDPFWDLSLPIAKRGYPEVTLMDCMRLFTKEDVLDGDEKPTCCRCRARKRCIKKFSIQRFPKILVLHLKRFSESRIRTSKLTTFVNFPLRDLDLREFASENTNHAVYNLYAVSNHSGTTMGGHYTAYCRSPVTGEWHTFNDSSVTPMSSSQVRTSDAYLLFYELASPPSRM is encoded by the exons ATGCGCACCTCGTACACGGTGACCCTGCCCGAGGAGCCCCCGGCCGCCCCCTTTCCCGCCCTCGCCAAGGAGCTGAGGCCGCGCTCCCCTCTCTCCCCGTCCCTGCTGCTCTCCACCTTCGTGGGGCTTCTGCTCAACAAAGCCAAG AATTCTAAGAGTGCCCAGGGTCTGGCTGGTCTTCGAAACCTTGGGAACACG TGCTTCATGAACTCGATTCTGCAGTGCCTGAGCAACACCCGGGAGCTGAGAGATTACTGCCTCCAGAGGCTCTATATGCGGGACCTCAGCCACACCAGCAATGCACACACAACCCTCATGGAAG AGTTTGCAAAACTAATCCAGACCATATGGACTTCATCCCCCAATGATGTGGTGAGCCCTTCTGAGTTCAAGACCCAGATCCAGAGATATGCACCACGCTTCGTTGGTTATAA TCAGCAGGATGCTCAGGAGTTCCTCCGCTTTCTTCTGGATGGGCTCCACAATGAGGTGAACCGAGTGACAGTGAGGCCTAAGTCCAACCCTGAGAACCTTGATCATCTCCC TGATGATGAAAAAGGGCGACAGATGTGGAGGAAATATCTAGAACGAGAAGACAGTCGGATTGGGG ATCTCTTTGTTGGGCAGCTAAAGAGCTCCCTGACATGTACCGACTGTGGTTACTGCTCTACAGTCTTTGATCCCTTCTGGGACCTCTCACTGCCCATTGCTAAG cgAGGTTATCCTGAGGTAACACTAATGGACTGCATGAGGCTCTTCACCAAAGAGGATGTGCTTGATGGTGATGAAAAGCCA ACATGCTGTCGCTGCCGAGCCAGAAAAAGATGTATAAAGAAATTCTCCATCCAGAGGTTCCCAAAGATCTTGGTGCTCC ACCTGAAGCGGTTCTCAGAATCCAGGATACGAACCAGCAAGCTCACAACATTTGTGAATTTCCCACTAAGAGACCTGGACTTGAGAGAATTTGCCTCAGAAAACACCA ACCACGCTGTTTACAACCTGTATGCTGTGTCCAATCACTCCGGAACCACCATGGGCGGCCATTATACAGCCTACTGCCGAAGTCCAGTGACAGGCGAATGGCACACTTTCAATGACTCCAG